The nucleotide sequence CCAGATTGGAATCGCTGCGCCAGGTAATACCCGTGATGCCCCCTTTGTGACCTTTGAGAGTGAGGTATTCATTCCCGGAAGCGGCTTCCCAGACAAAGGCGCCGCCATTACGATCGCCGGAACAGAGCAGAACGGAGTCGGGACTGAAAGACAGAGCAGTCATCCAGTCGGTATGCTTACGGATTTCATAAGCGAGCTCACCATTGCTGGTTGAATAGACTCGAATTACTTTACTGGGGCTACCCAACGCTATAAAACGCTGATCGGAACTGATATCAGCACACAGGACCGAATCCAGTTCATCACCCACTTCGAACAGTCGTTTGCCGGTTTTTACATCCCAGACAACAACGCGACCACTGGCAGCAGCATGACCGCCACCAGCCAGCAGAAGACTGCCGTTACGGCTGAATTTCAGTACATGCGGAACACCTTCAGGGAAAGGCAAGACCCCCAGTAGTTCCAGAGTTTTTGTATTGTAGAGAAGAATTTGTTTCTGACCTGCAACGGCAGCCAATGGAGACCACGGATTGGTAGCAAGTGCGGTTACGGTGGTCGAGAGACTGGTATGTACAATAGGTTCCAGACTCAAACGAGGCGGCATCGGAGGCGGTCCCGCTGGTTTTCCGGAAGAAGCCCCCTTCAAAGCGAAATCGAATTTCGGCTTTTTGATGGTGACTTTACTGCCGGCATTTTCAGGTGCACCGGCACTGATCCATTCCTGGATGAGTGCAAGTTCATTCGCAGGCAATTTGTCTGCTTTCGGTGGCATGAAAGGTTCTGATTCATGAGTGACCAGCATATACAGATAGCTGCCTTCTGCATCACCGGGTGAAACAGATTCCCCGGCAGCGCCTCCCTGCATCAGACCTGTGTAGTTGGTCAAATCCAGGCCCGAGGCCTTTTTGTCTGTATTGTGGCAGGCAAAACATTTCGCGCGAAAGATCGGTTTGATGTGCTCATCAAAGGTGATCTTCGGTTTCTTCTTATCATCCTCTTTTTTCTCTTCCGCCAGAACGGGAGTTGAAAACAGAGCGATCGAAACCATGCCCACAGCAATGAGAGTGCTTCTGGTAAGATTTTGCCAATCAGTGGGAATTAAATTATTCATTATCGTAACCATATCGTGTCTGGAGACCGCCGCAGCAGACCCCGGTGTTAGTTCAATCGATAGAAATTTAGTGATTGAAGATGAATTCACGAGAGTTCAACAGAGACCAGAATACGTCGTTCAGAGTATTCGTTTCATCTTTTTTGTTTTCATCCAGCACCTGAACGAGTGAGGAATATTCTTTATCCGTCGGTTTGCGGCTCAGGCAGGTGATATACATCTCATCAATGACCTCCAGCGGTTTCTTACCGGCTTTCAGTCGTGATTCCACAAATTTACCCTGTACGATCTTCTGATTAACGGTATCACCATTTAACAGATGCAGCGCCTGTGACAGACTGGGTTCCATTCGAACTTCGCAGGAGCAGACCGTGTCGCGTTTCGCACGTCCGAATGTAGTTAGGAAGTAGTTGGATGTGTTCCCGTCGGCGATCTGAACCGCACGCGCACCCAGTGGTAACCCTCGGAATTTATTCGGGGCACTGGTAACCTGTGAGATACAGTCCAGCAGAATTTCCGCCCGCAGCCGACGAGGTTGTGCATGCGAGAAGTTTGTCAGGTCACGTTCGTTGGAAGGATTGGTTTGCGTAGACAGCTGATAAGTCCGCGAAGTGCAGATATCACGTACCAGCTTTTTGAAGTCATAGTTGTAATCAGTAAATCGTTTTGCCAGTTCGTCCAGCAGTTCCGGGTTCACGGGGGGATTACTGACGCGGACGTCGTCCACTTCGTTGATAATTCCCTTACCGAAGAAGTGAGCCCAGACTATGTTACTGAGGTTGGTTGCAAAGTAGGGATTCTCATCAGAGGCCAGCCAGTTTGACAGCACGACCCGACGGTCTTTACCACGGGTATCTGGTTCGGCACCCCCCAGGAACTTAGGTTTCATGACCCGGTTATCAACAGCGTGTTTGACTTCTCCACTGCCGCGATTATAGATAATCGATTCACGAGGATCTTCGCTTCCTTTACGGCCGACCTGAGAAAAGAAGGCAGCAAAGCTGTAATAATCATCCATTGTCCAGCGGTCAAACGGATGGTTATGGCATTGGGCACATTGAATCCGCATTCCCATAAAGACCTGGGCCACGTTTTCAGAGACTTTGAGAGTATCCCGTTCGTTTTCATAATAGTTAGTCGCGGCATTAGCAAAGGTACCGCCGGTGGCCCCGAGCAGTTCCTGAACCATCTTGTCGATGGGGACGTTTGTCGCGATGCGTTCCTGCAGCCAGTTGTAGTAGAGCAAGGCCGACTTGTAACTGATACGGTTGTTGACTGTCCTGATCTGAAGTAACTCAGACC is from Gimesia maris and encodes:
- a CDS encoding c-type cytochrome domain-containing protein, which produces MNNLIPTDWQNLTRSTLIAVGMVSIALFSTPVLAEEKKEDDKKKPKITFDEHIKPIFRAKCFACHNTDKKASGLDLTNYTGLMQGGAAGESVSPGDAEGSYLYMLVTHESEPFMPPKADKLPANELALIQEWISAGAPENAGSKVTIKKPKFDFALKGASSGKPAGPPPMPPRLSLEPIVHTSLSTTVTALATNPWSPLAAVAGQKQILLYNTKTLELLGVLPFPEGVPHVLKFSRNGSLLLAGGGHAAASGRVVVWDVKTGKRLFEVGDELDSVLCADISSDQRFIALGSPSKVIRVYSTSNGELAYEIRKHTDWMTALSFSPDSVLLCSGDRNGGAFVWEAASGNEYLTLKGHKGGITGITWRSDSNLVATSSEDQSVKLWEVQNGSNIKSWNAHGGGTSSVEFARDGRLVSCGRDRVTKVWDQAGKQLIAAPAFGDIAVSVTICDETNRVIASDWTGKIKVWNAADGKEVGELSANPVPLAERLTAATAGVQTSQANHQKLLAAAQADQAAVAKINAAIAATQKQQTDLQNGLNGLNANLAAAQKALAAAQTGAANSINQIKAIDTPLPAIKEAHAKADAVSKQVAGDTELAEAAAKLKAAVDKREAAKAAAQKTLAAHQAAVKDNQQKIAQYTPQIKQTTDALNAAKAKVVEFQKTLKPATDKATASQNAAKAAAAALAAAQNEVKRWQAEIEFSKQFNNAQASTAK